One window of the Oncorhynchus tshawytscha isolate Ot180627B unplaced genomic scaffold, Otsh_v2.0 Un_contig_409_pilon_pilon, whole genome shotgun sequence genome contains the following:
- the LOC112241887 gene encoding LOW QUALITY PROTEIN: NACHT, LRR and PYD domains-containing protein 3 (The sequence of the model RefSeq protein was modified relative to this genomic sequence to represent the inferred CDS: inserted 3 bases in 2 codons; deleted 2 bases in 1 codon), whose translation MKCDRPPAFSQEPLPDDNKEVESLDSEDVLKITHNLLDRRSQTLLTVQQDIKAKLKHKYQHISEGIGHHGNQSLFKDIYTELYITEGGSGGLNNEHEVRQIEMASKKRTTQETPIKCNDIFKPLPGQDKPIRTVLTKGIAGIGKTVSVQKVILDWAEGKANQDVHFMFPLPFRDLNLKKDQYSLMQLLSHYFSELKEIDSIEDGETKTVFIFDGLDECRLPLDFKNNEKCCDVTKPTSVDVLLINLIKRNLLPSALLWVTSRPAAANQIPPECVDQVTEVRGFNDPQKEEYFRKKITDQNLANEIIKHMKTSRILHIMCHMPVFCWISATVLEMILKEAWKDDVPKTLTQMYSHFILIQIIVKNRKYNKATETNPKELSQSDKEMILKLAKLAFQQLQKGNLIFYEEDLRECGLDVTEASEYSALCTEIFKEESGLYQDKVYSFVHLSIQEFLAAVHALESCLDKKENVFSSTSDDEEKESIIKAVTSDDEEKESIIKAVTSYDEERESIMNAVTSYDEERESIRKTVTSYDEERESIRKTVTSDDEEKSIRKSVTSYDHDDYCDYGDDDYNHDEDEKDDEEESIQLSDLHRRAVDQALKSENGHLDLFLRFLLGLSLESNQNLLRGLLTQTGSTTQTNEETVERTVRYLSDKIXKESSPERIINLFHCLNELGANSLVEDMQTSLRSGTLSETRLKPDQCSALAYLLLMSEEVLEEFDLKTYNTSEKGYQRLLPVVRTCKRALLDRCKLTYKSCETLASALQTPNSPLRELDLSYNDLEDRGVELLCVGLTSPLCNIQTLVLAGCKLTYESCETLASALQTPNSPLRELDLSNNDLEDRGVELLCVGLTSPLCNMERLVLDHCDLTYESCETLASALQTLNSXLRELDLSHNNDLGDRGVELLCDGLTSPLCNIQTLVLGHCGLTEGCCSALASVLSSPNSQLKQLELRDNDLQDSGVTRLSAGLKDPDCKLHTLGLCTRLPDHEPVC comes from the exons ATGAAGTGTGATCGGCCACCTGCTTTCAGCCAGGAACCATTACCAGATGACAATAAGGAAGTGGAGAGTTTGGACAGTGAGGATGTATTAAAGATCACACACAACCTTTTGGACAGAAGAA GTCAAACTCTGCTGACAGTCCAACAAGACATTAAGGCTAAACTGAAACACAAGTATCAACACATATCTGAAGGAATTGGACACCATGGAAACCAGAGTCTGTTCAAGGACatctacacagagctctacatcacAGAGGGTGGAAGTGGAGGGCTCaataatgaacatgaggttagacaGATAGAGATGGCATCCAAGAAACGAACCACACAAGAGACACCAATCAAATGCAACGACATCTTCAAGCCTTTACCTGGACAAGACAAACCtatcagaactgtgctgacaaaAGGAATCGCAGGCATTGGAAAAACAGTCTCTGTGCAGAAGGTCATCCTTGACTGGGCAGAGGGAAAAGCAAATCAGGATGTTCATTTCATGTTTCCTCTTCCTTTCCGTGATCTGAACCTGAAAAAGGACCAATACAGTCTGATGCAACTTCTTTCCCACTACTTCTCAGAGCTGAAAGAGATTGACAGCATTGAAGATGGTGAAACCAAAACTGTTTTCATTTTTGATGGTCTGGATGAGTGTCGACTTCCTCTAGACTTCAAAAACAATGAGAAGTGCTGTGATGTCACGAAGCCAACCTCAGTGGACGTGCTGCTGATAAACCTCATCAAGAGgaatctgcttccctctgctctcctctgggtAACCTCAAGGCCTGCAGCAGCCAATCAGATCCCTCCTGAGTGTGTTGACCAGGTGACAGAGGTACGAGGGTTCAATGATCCACAGAAGGAGGAGTATTTCAGGAAGAAAATCACAGATCAGAATCTGGCCAATGAAATCATCAAACACATGAAGACATCAAGGATCCTCCACATCATGTGCCACATGCCAGTCTTCTGTTGGATATCAGCCACGGTCCTTGAGATGATACTGAAAGAGGCATGGAAGGATGATGTCCCCAAAACTCTGACCCAGATGTACTCACACTTCATACTCATCCAAATCATCGTGAAGAACAGGAAGTACAACAAAGCCACAGAGACAAACCCAAAGGAACTGTCACAGTCAGACAAAGAGATGATCCTGAAACTGGCAAAGCTGGCTTTCCAACAGCTGCAGAAGGGCAACCTGATCTTCTATGAGGAGGACCTGAGAGAGTGTGGCCTTGATGTCACAGAGGCATCAGAGTACTCAGCATTGTGTACAGAGATCTTTAAAGAAGAATCTGGGCTGTACCAAGACAAGGTCTACAGCTTTGTGCATCTGAGCATTCAGGAGTTTCTAGCAGCAGTGCATGCTTTAGAATCATGTCTGGACAAGAAGGAAAATGTTTTCTCCTCCACTAGTGACGATGAGGAGAAGGAGTCAATCATAAAAGCAGTCACTAGTGATGATGAAGAAAAGGAGTCAATCATAAAAGCAGTCACTAGTTATGATGAAGAGAGGGAGTCAATCATGA ATGCAGTCACTAGTTATGATGAAGAGAGGGAGTCAATCAGAAAAACAGTCACTAGTTATGATGAAGAGAGGGAGTCAATCAGAAAAACAGTCACTAGTGATGATGAAGAGAAGTCAATCAGAAAATCAGTCACAAGTTATGATCATGATGATTACTGTGATTATGGTGATGATGATTACAATCATGATGAAGATGAGAAGGATGATGAAGAGGAGTCAATCCAGTTGTCTGACTTACACAGGAGAGCAGTGGACCAGGCCTTGAAGAGTGAGAATGGACACCTGGACCTgttcctccgcttccttctgggtctctcactggagtccaatcagaaTCTGTTACGAGGCCTTCTGACACAGACAGGAAGTACAACACAGACCAATGAGGAAACAGTTGAGAGAACAGTCAGGTACCTTTCAGACAAGAT AAAGGAATCCTCACCAGAAAGGATCATCAACTtgttccactgtctgaatgaACTTGGTGCCAACTCTCTAGTTGAAGACATGCAGACCTCCCTGCGATCAGGAACTCTTTCAGAAACAAGACTAAAACCTGACCAATGTTCAGCCCTGGCCTACCTGTTACTGATGTCagaggaggtgctggaggagTTTGACCTGAAGACATACAACACATCAGAGAAAGGTTATCAGAGGTTGCTGCCGGTAGTGAGAACCTGTAAGAGAGCact actGGATCGCTGTAAACTCACATATAAATCCTGTGAGACTCTGGCCTCAGCTCTGCAGACACCAAACTCCCCCCTGAGAGAACTGGACCTCAGCTACAATGACCTGGAAGACAGAGGAGTGGAGCTGCTCTGTGTTGGACTAACCAGTCCACTCTGCAACATACAGACACTAGT ACTAGCTGGCTGTAAACTCACATATGAATCCTGTGAGACTCTGGCCTCAGCTCTGCAGACACCAAATTCCCCCCTGAGAGAACTGGACCTCAGCAACAATGACCTGGAAGACAGAGGAGTGGAGCTGCTCTGTGTTGGACTAACCAGTCCACTCTGCAACATGGAGAGACTAGT actGGATCACTGTGACCTCACATATGAATCCTGTGAGACTCTGGCCTCAGCTCTGCAGACACTAAACT CCCTGAGAGAACTGGACCTCAGCCACAACAATGACctgggagacagaggagtggagCTGCTCTGTGATGGACTAACCAGTCCACTCTGCAACATACAGACACTAGT TTTAGGTCACTGTGGTCTGACAGAGGGTTGCTGTTCAGCTCTGGCCTCAGTCCTGAGTTCACCCAACTCACAACTGAAACAACTGGAGCTGAGAGACAATGACCTTCAGGACTCAGGAGTTACACGGCTGTCTGCTGGACTGAAGgatccagactgtaaactacacaCACTGGG actctgtacccgcctgcctgaccacgagcctgtctgcca